A window of the Bradyrhizobium ottawaense genome harbors these coding sequences:
- a CDS encoding UDP binding domain-containing protein, translated as MRYAIGRDQARKARSDIEYCDPRKYVGGADALVIVADWVQLSALDLDRIKRAMVRPFVVDHRNIYCSEDWQRLGLPSECWAQTVP; from the coding sequence TTGCGCTATGCGATCGGCCGGGACCAAGCGCGTAAGGCACGGTCCGATATCGAATATTGCGACCCCCGTAAGTACGTGGGCGGCGCCGACGCGCTGGTGATCGTCGCCGATTGGGTGCAGCTTTCCGCGCTCGACCTCGACCGGATCAAGCGTGCGATGGTGCGGCCTTTCGTGGTCGACCATCGCAATATCTATTGTTCTGAAGATTGGCAGAGGCTGGGTTTGCCTAGTGAGTGTTGGGCGCAAACGGTTCCTTAA